In Mytilus galloprovincialis chromosome 1, xbMytGall1.hap1.1, whole genome shotgun sequence, the following are encoded in one genomic region:
- the LOC143070914 gene encoding uncharacterized protein LOC143070914 isoform X1, producing MSPNDNTTGKRLPIKDCCAVVEAYKMFVQTWIYRSKNDKGHVPDQVGSSNVTLEAKNKVEKIWAESVNQRYFLAKVYGNVITYEDIGSLNEHSWLTDKVMDAYISHLSQVENDKGTIKVRHELVSTTNNILNGQYVPGRNETNKFEPYDVIMGAYHQRGHWNLLIRILMLYYELKQKSKLK from the exons ATGTCCCCCAATGACAACACCACAG GGAAAAGACTTCCAATAAAGGACTGCTGTGCAGTGGTGGAGGCTTATAAAATGTTTGTACAAACG tggATCTATAGAAGCAAAAATGACAAGGGCCATGTGCCAG ATCAAGTTGGATCATCAAATGTAACATTAGAAG CTAAGAATAAGGTGGAAAAGATTTGGGCAGAGAGTGTTAACCAGCGGTATTTTCTGGCTAAGGTATACGGCAATGTTATCACATATGAGGACATTGGTTCACTCAATGAACATAGTTGGTTAACTGACAAA GTTATGGACGCATACATTTCCCACCTGTCCCAGGTAGAAAATGATAAGGGGACAATAAAAGTGCGCCATGAATTGGTCAGCACGACCAATAACATCCTTAATGGTCAATATGTACCAGGACGGAATGAGacg AATAAGTTTGAACCATATGACGTTATCATGGGCGCATATCATCAACGTGGACACTGGAATTTGCTGATAAgaattttgatgttatattatgAGTTAAAGCAAAAGAGTAAATTGAAATAA
- the LOC143070914 gene encoding uncharacterized protein LOC143070914 isoform X2, which produces MSPNDNTTGKRLPIKDCCAVVEAYKMFVQTWIYRSKNDKGHVPDQVGSSNVTLEAKNKVEKIWAESVNQRYFLAKVYGNVITYEDIGSLNEHSWLTDKVMDAYISHLSQVENDKGTIKVRHELVSTTNNILNGQYVPGRNETIVEPQLQRIIFLNEREWFFQTGENTLGNWKCCIQNMAK; this is translated from the exons ATGTCCCCCAATGACAACACCACAG GGAAAAGACTTCCAATAAAGGACTGCTGTGCAGTGGTGGAGGCTTATAAAATGTTTGTACAAACG tggATCTATAGAAGCAAAAATGACAAGGGCCATGTGCCAG ATCAAGTTGGATCATCAAATGTAACATTAGAAG CTAAGAATAAGGTGGAAAAGATTTGGGCAGAGAGTGTTAACCAGCGGTATTTTCTGGCTAAGGTATACGGCAATGTTATCACATATGAGGACATTGGTTCACTCAATGAACATAGTTGGTTAACTGACAAA GTTATGGACGCATACATTTCCCACCTGTCCCAGGTAGAAAATGATAAGGGGACAATAAAAGTGCGCCATGAATTGGTCAGCACGACCAATAACATCCTTAATGGTCAATATGTACCAGGACGGAATGAGacg attgttGAACCACAACTGCAGAGGATCATTTTTCTTAATGAGAGAGAATGGTTCTTTCAAACTGGAG aaaatacacTAGGCAACTGGAAATGCTGCATCCAGAATATGGCCAAATAA
- the LOC143070914 gene encoding uncharacterized protein LOC143070914 isoform X3 codes for MSPNDNTTGKRLPIKDCCAVVEAYKMFVQTWIYRSKNDKGHVPDQVGSSNVTLEAKNKVEKIWAESVNQRYFLAKVMDAYISHLSQVENDKGTIKVRHELVSTTNNILNGQYVPGRNETNKFEPYDVIMGAYHQRGHWNLLIRILMLYYELKQKSKLK; via the exons ATGTCCCCCAATGACAACACCACAG GGAAAAGACTTCCAATAAAGGACTGCTGTGCAGTGGTGGAGGCTTATAAAATGTTTGTACAAACG tggATCTATAGAAGCAAAAATGACAAGGGCCATGTGCCAG ATCAAGTTGGATCATCAAATGTAACATTAGAAG CTAAGAATAAGGTGGAAAAGATTTGGGCAGAGAGTGTTAACCAGCGGTATTTTCTGGCTAAG GTTATGGACGCATACATTTCCCACCTGTCCCAGGTAGAAAATGATAAGGGGACAATAAAAGTGCGCCATGAATTGGTCAGCACGACCAATAACATCCTTAATGGTCAATATGTACCAGGACGGAATGAGacg AATAAGTTTGAACCATATGACGTTATCATGGGCGCATATCATCAACGTGGACACTGGAATTTGCTGATAAgaattttgatgttatattatgAGTTAAAGCAAAAGAGTAAATTGAAATAA